A region of the Oceanihabitans sp. IOP_32 genome:
CGAGCTGTCTTGTTTCTTACTGTTGTACACATCTAGTATTGTTTGATATGTTTTGGCCATTTAAAGGCGTACCATACAATTAAAAATGTAAGAATGCTTTCTAAAAATGCTAGAAAGACGTAAAAGCTATACCATTCCGTCATTGAATTGATTCCTATAAATACCATCATTAGGGTAAAGAACAAACCAAATATGATGTTGAGAATTCGGTTTAATTTTGGTTTAAGTAGAACTGATGCAGCAACCATTACGGAAGAGATTGCTAAAATTATTGAGGCTATTAAAATTTTGGTTGGACTGTCTAGAATATTTTTACCAGTAAGTAAACTGTCTATTTTTCCTGGTGTGTAAAGTTCGAAATAGTCTCCATACAAATAGCAAAAGGTTACAGATGCCCATAAAGCCGCTAGTTTGATTTTGATGTTTACTTTTGGATTTTCTAACATATTTCTTTGGTTTATTTGGTTATTAAATTCAACGTGTTCTTTATAAAGCCGTATTTTTTACAAATGGTTGCCTAGAGATTTGGAAGCCTTCAAGTCACCTACATTACCTGTTATCCAAACCAAATAGAATGCTGCAAAATCCTGCAGTAGGTTTAAAATATTCCCGACAAATATCTTGGTCAATTTTTGGTATGTCCGCAAGTGC
Encoded here:
- a CDS encoding DUF6326 family protein; its protein translation is MLENPKVNIKIKLAALWASVTFCYLYGDYFELYTPGKIDSLLTGKNILDSPTKILIASIILAISSVMVAASVLLKPKLNRILNIIFGLFFTLMMVFIGINSMTEWYSFYVFLAFLESILTFLIVWYAFKWPKHIKQY